The Streptomyces sp. NBC_01275 genome has a segment encoding these proteins:
- a CDS encoding FHA domain-containing protein yields MGHGVPELVLELNGRTWTLDPSRPYTLGRDPQGDVVLDDARVSWRHATVSFNGRSWVIEDHGSTNGTFVQGQRIHQLEIGPGTAVHLGNATDGPRVNLSGAQAPVAQPQQQPYAAQAANPGWAQQAPQPQAAQVPQGGWQQPQQAAAPHIPQQGPGDGAGAPPVYGDRSPTTFHQFSFGRVMRIGRALENELVVSDLQVSRNHAEFHSTPDGRMEIRDLGSHNGTFVNGQPIAKGGTQLLGPADIVGVGHSTFRIVGDRLEEFVDTGEVSFSARHLTVTVDGGKQILKDVSFGAPEKSLIAVIGPSGSGKSTLLKALTGYRPANQGDVLYDNRNLYKQFAELRQRIGLVPQDDILHKELTVKKALKYAAKLRFPADTTGAERDARIDEVLRELKLDIHKEKKITSLSGGQRKRVSVALELLTKPSLIFLDEPTSGLDPGMDRDVMQLLRGLADDGRTVLVVTHSVAELAICDKLLVMAPGGSVAYFGPPEEALNFFGYDTWADVFSAFENYRDYDWAGRWKGSQHYQMYAADIDAIAPQSVQMPPMQAMRPPKPQGWMSQFVTLVRRYVSVIVSDKGFLALTVILPAVLGAVSLLIDSGNSLLPNPLNPKTGRIIPNGTATTVLLILAVGACFAGAANSVRELIKERVIYERERATGLSRSAYLMSKVFVLGVVTVLQGLLVGVIGFASREIPKEGLVLGSATMVELSIPIMALGFTSMMFGLVISSLVKTAEKTMPLLVMFAIIQVVFTGCLFSLNGAVGVNEFSYLMPSRWAVAAAGATLDFNKISPPKDGGDTDPLWDHTLGAWSLDMVALIVLGVICGFFVARFLRRHEPEVMRK; encoded by the coding sequence GTGGGGCATGGAGTGCCGGAACTCGTACTGGAATTGAACGGACGCACCTGGACGCTAGATCCGTCCAGGCCATACACGCTCGGACGCGATCCGCAGGGGGACGTGGTCCTCGACGACGCCAGGGTCTCCTGGCGTCACGCCACGGTCAGTTTCAACGGCCGCAGTTGGGTGATCGAGGACCACGGCAGCACCAACGGCACGTTCGTGCAGGGCCAGCGGATCCATCAACTGGAGATCGGCCCGGGCACCGCGGTGCATCTGGGCAACGCGACCGACGGACCGCGCGTGAACCTCTCGGGGGCGCAGGCGCCCGTCGCGCAGCCCCAGCAGCAGCCGTACGCCGCGCAGGCCGCGAACCCGGGCTGGGCCCAGCAGGCGCCTCAGCCGCAGGCCGCCCAGGTCCCGCAAGGCGGCTGGCAGCAGCCGCAGCAGGCCGCGGCGCCGCACATCCCGCAGCAGGGCCCCGGTGACGGCGCGGGGGCGCCGCCGGTCTACGGCGACCGCAGCCCCACCACCTTCCACCAGTTCTCCTTCGGCCGCGTGATGCGCATCGGCCGTGCCCTGGAGAACGAGCTGGTCGTCTCCGACCTCCAGGTGTCCCGCAACCACGCCGAGTTCCACTCGACGCCCGACGGCCGCATGGAGATCCGCGACCTCGGCTCGCACAACGGCACGTTCGTCAACGGCCAGCCGATCGCCAAGGGCGGCACCCAGCTCCTCGGCCCCGCCGACATCGTGGGCGTCGGCCACTCGACGTTCCGGATCGTCGGCGACCGGCTCGAGGAGTTCGTCGACACCGGCGAGGTCTCCTTCTCGGCCCGCCACCTGACCGTCACGGTCGACGGCGGCAAGCAGATCCTCAAGGACGTCTCCTTCGGCGCCCCGGAGAAGTCGCTGATCGCGGTCATCGGACCGTCCGGTTCCGGCAAGTCGACGCTGCTCAAGGCGCTGACGGGCTACCGGCCCGCCAACCAGGGAGACGTCCTCTACGACAACCGGAACCTGTACAAGCAGTTCGCCGAGCTGCGCCAGCGCATCGGCCTGGTTCCGCAGGACGACATCCTGCACAAGGAACTGACCGTCAAGAAGGCCCTCAAGTACGCGGCCAAGCTCCGCTTCCCCGCCGACACCACGGGCGCCGAGCGCGACGCCCGCATAGACGAGGTGCTGCGCGAGCTCAAGCTGGACATCCACAAGGAGAAGAAGATCACCTCCCTCTCCGGCGGCCAGCGCAAGCGCGTCTCGGTGGCCCTGGAGCTCCTCACCAAGCCGTCGCTGATCTTCCTGGACGAGCCGACCTCCGGCCTCGACCCGGGCATGGACCGCGACGTCATGCAGCTGCTGCGCGGCCTCGCCGACGACGGCCGTACGGTCCTGGTCGTCACCCACTCCGTGGCCGAGCTGGCGATCTGCGACAAGCTGCTGGTGATGGCCCCGGGCGGTTCGGTCGCCTACTTCGGCCCGCCGGAGGAGGCGCTGAACTTCTTCGGCTACGACACCTGGGCCGACGTCTTCTCCGCCTTCGAGAACTACCGCGACTACGACTGGGCGGGCCGCTGGAAGGGCTCGCAGCACTACCAGATGTACGCCGCGGACATCGACGCCATCGCGCCGCAGTCCGTACAGATGCCGCCGATGCAGGCGATGCGGCCGCCGAAGCCGCAGGGCTGGATGTCCCAGTTCGTCACACTGGTGCGCCGCTATGTCTCGGTGATCGTCTCCGACAAGGGCTTCCTGGCCCTGACGGTGATCCTGCCGGCCGTGCTCGGCGCGGTGAGCCTGCTCATCGACTCCGGCAACAGCCTGCTGCCCAACCCGCTCAATCCGAAGACCGGCCGGATCATCCCCAACGGCACGGCCACCACCGTCCTGCTGATCCTCGCGGTCGGCGCCTGCTTCGCGGGCGCGGCGAACTCGGTCCGCGAGCTGATCAAGGAACGGGTCATCTACGAGCGGGAGCGCGCGACCGGTCTGTCGCGCTCCGCGTACCTGATGTCCAAGGTGTTCGTGCTCGGCGTGGTCACCGTGCTGCAGGGCCTGCTGGTCGGCGTCATCGGCTTCGCCAGCCGGGAGATCCCGAAGGAGGGCCTGGTCCTCGGCAGCGCCACCATGGTCGAGCTCTCCATCCCGATCATGGCGCTGGGCTTCACCTCGATGATGTTCGGCCTGGTCATCTCGTCGCTGGTGAAGACGGCCGAGAAGACCATGCCGCTGCTGGTGATGTTCGCGATCATCCAGGTCGTGTTCACCGGCTGCCTGTTCTCCCTGAACGGCGCGGTCGGCGTCAACGAGTTCTCGTACCTGATGCCGTCGCGCTGGGCGGTCGCCGCCGCGGGCGCCACGCTGGACTTCAACAAGATCAGCCCGCCCAAGGACGGCGGGGACACGGACCCGCTGTGGGACCACACCCTCGGAGCCTGGAGCCTGGACATGGTCGCGCTGATCGTCCTCGGCGTGATCTGCGGCTTCTTCGTGGCCCGCTTCCTGCGCCGCCACGAGCCCGAGGTCATGCGCAAGTAG
- a CDS encoding transglycosylase SLT domain-containing protein: MPKNTHKIAIAGVATLGAAALAFSVVPADAQTTTKDAVSSSRVAYSSEPVQDVKASVTDQLAGASVKVDAIEAKKEAAKAAKDAVAKKKAATEAAAEAAAAKKKAVAAAAAKKKAAAAAAAKKKAAAARKAREAASRAAQRATIKQVVAKSYANNLDGWIKHSLDIMKSKGIPGSYNGLYRNIMRESSGNPNAINNWDVNAVNGIPSKGLLQVIPPTFSAYHVNGTSWNIYDPIANITAAANYAADKYGSIDNVDSAY, translated from the coding sequence ATGCCCAAGAACACTCACAAGATCGCGATCGCCGGCGTCGCCACCCTCGGCGCCGCCGCCCTCGCCTTCTCCGTGGTGCCGGCCGACGCGCAGACCACCACGAAGGACGCCGTCTCCTCGTCCCGGGTCGCCTACAGCTCCGAGCCGGTGCAGGACGTCAAGGCCAGCGTGACCGACCAGCTGGCGGGTGCGAGCGTGAAGGTCGACGCCATCGAGGCGAAGAAGGAGGCCGCAAAGGCCGCCAAGGACGCCGTCGCCAAGAAGAAGGCCGCCACGGAGGCCGCCGCAGAGGCCGCCGCGGCGAAGAAGAAGGCGGTTGCCGCGGCCGCCGCGAAGAAGAAGGCCGCCGCCGCGGCCGCCGCGAAGAAGAAGGCCGCCGCCGCGCGCAAGGCGAGGGAGGCCGCGAGCCGCGCCGCCCAGCGCGCCACGATCAAGCAGGTCGTCGCGAAGTCCTACGCGAACAACCTCGACGGCTGGATCAAGCACTCCCTGGACATCATGAAGTCCAAGGGCATCCCGGGCTCCTACAACGGCCTGTACCGCAACATCATGCGGGAGTCCTCGGGCAACCCGAACGCGATCAACAACTGGGACGTCAACGCCGTCAACGGCATCCCGTCGAAGGGCCTGCTGCAGGTGATCCCGCCGACCTTCTCGGCGTACCACGTCAACGGCACGTCCTGGAACATCTACGACCCGATCGCCAACATCACGGCCGCGGCGAACTACGCGGCCGACAAGTACGGCTCGATCGACAACGTCGACAGCGCGTACTGA